From one Bradyrhizobium sp. Ash2021 genomic stretch:
- a CDS encoding MobA/MobL family protein: MDVEKRQRRIDRGLRFSKNSGTLNILNWEKDTLVAIAFARARPIPLTENDGATREFAYVGRTIMTDPRDGIPPFDYAHLRRDLAHVEVVLPAHAPQAFADPAALAFALDMAEIRKVRTPLWKRERLPQVVMSVIIALPPEFETSLHEASVIARRILVSASRSHPVPIHIAIHQAPINRHGHGDIGFRSINPDGTFGLKIPDLFARFRTHGAEANVVEGTGWPDLAWETQQSFFLERGIELVVDPFAPAPERHLDIEIPDELTTQWVNNHRLEKRYANIRLIKGSPTHLIEILLRGRSTLRVLELHRLCARFIDNDEDRLAQVDRILIDQNVITLVDTTGAQKPRYVTTRRMARLIYRAVEIIDRAGDKMIAVTGPNHDAVVAQLSDKFASEGQRRDPPLILGRSLSDCGAIADALAEHNPVVGTLDMVMGESDKRASRKKDVRMKAGRAIIVPHAELVDDQRLARLLLAVDRAGSKLFLGHDQSRETGIVCRYLAADIADRSARPAFEPAIPRHADQAREIERLLRSGLMRRAIATMADLDLLNFRSRPDIHVGDTAPLAVIDDPRGIESISDAIRMNSVRAGAIEKHETLTGPRGEVKLPLGEWVVTTGRRGLPAALDAHQLARIVAIDAKANWIDVLPSGRRNTDRFQIRSGHPPRRRYHDPGCLGRAARYGHGHRADRSSPGLVRPTTGGDPCRLYAALYRSDDRSNLGRTRHCGAPFSSFGPSIASGPPAGQRRDDSENTRRFRSFSSGCRDPAGAAATPGWLCRGGSSARDEKWPDKVGLWAPPRTCGDG, translated from the coding sequence ATGGATGTTGAAAAACGCCAAAGGCGAATTGATCGCGGCTTGCGATTTTCAAAAAACTCTGGGACGCTCAATATACTAAATTGGGAAAAGGATACGTTGGTGGCGATTGCGTTCGCGAGAGCTAGGCCGATTCCGCTCACCGAGAATGACGGTGCGACGCGAGAGTTCGCCTATGTGGGCCGTACCATCATGACGGACCCGCGCGACGGCATACCGCCTTTTGACTATGCTCACCTGCGCCGTGATCTCGCTCACGTCGAGGTGGTGCTGCCTGCGCATGCCCCTCAGGCCTTTGCCGACCCTGCTGCTCTTGCTTTCGCGCTCGACATGGCCGAGATCCGGAAGGTTCGGACGCCATTGTGGAAACGCGAGCGCCTACCGCAGGTCGTGATGTCGGTCATTATCGCTCTGCCTCCCGAGTTCGAAACATCCCTCCACGAAGCAAGTGTGATCGCGCGGAGGATCCTTGTTTCTGCCTCTCGTTCACATCCCGTTCCGATCCACATCGCGATCCACCAGGCACCGATCAATCGTCACGGTCACGGGGATATCGGCTTCCGTTCGATAAATCCCGATGGGACCTTCGGTCTGAAGATTCCGGACCTGTTCGCCCGCTTCCGAACTCACGGTGCGGAAGCCAACGTTGTGGAAGGAACCGGCTGGCCGGATCTAGCCTGGGAAACCCAGCAGAGCTTTTTCCTCGAGCGCGGGATAGAACTCGTGGTCGACCCGTTCGCGCCGGCGCCCGAGCGGCATCTCGACATTGAAATTCCCGACGAGTTGACCACCCAGTGGGTGAACAATCATCGCCTGGAAAAACGCTACGCCAACATCCGTCTGATCAAAGGAAGCCCCACGCACCTGATCGAGATCCTGTTGAGAGGACGTTCGACCCTCCGGGTGCTCGAGCTGCACCGGCTGTGCGCGCGATTCATCGACAACGATGAGGACAGACTCGCGCAGGTGGATCGAATTCTGATCGACCAAAACGTTATTACGCTGGTCGATACGACGGGAGCGCAAAAGCCCCGTTATGTGACGACCCGGCGCATGGCGCGGCTCATCTACCGGGCGGTGGAGATCATCGATCGTGCCGGCGACAAGATGATCGCCGTCACCGGGCCCAATCACGATGCTGTAGTTGCGCAACTCTCCGACAAATTTGCGTCCGAAGGTCAGCGGCGCGATCCACCATTGATCCTGGGCCGGTCCCTTTCCGACTGCGGCGCGATCGCCGATGCGCTCGCGGAACACAACCCGGTGGTTGGCACGCTCGACATGGTCATGGGCGAGTCCGACAAGCGCGCAAGCCGCAAAAAGGACGTTCGCATGAAGGCCGGACGCGCCATCATCGTCCCACATGCCGAGCTGGTCGACGATCAAAGGTTGGCTCGACTGCTTCTTGCGGTGGATCGCGCTGGATCGAAGCTATTTCTCGGCCATGACCAAAGCCGCGAGACCGGCATCGTTTGCAGGTATCTCGCCGCTGATATCGCCGATCGGTCGGCCCGGCCGGCCTTCGAGCCTGCCATCCCTCGGCACGCGGACCAAGCGCGCGAGATCGAGCGATTGCTGCGTTCCGGCCTGATGCGTCGTGCCATCGCGACGATGGCCGACCTCGACCTTCTGAATTTCCGCTCGCGTCCGGACATCCACGTCGGCGACACCGCACCGCTCGCAGTCATCGACGATCCACGGGGGATCGAGAGCATCAGCGATGCGATCAGGATGAACAGCGTGCGCGCAGGCGCGATCGAAAAACACGAAACACTCACTGGTCCGCGGGGCGAAGTCAAACTCCCGCTCGGTGAATGGGTCGTCACCACCGGACGACGCGGTCTTCCTGCTGCGCTGGATGCGCATCAGTTGGCGCGAATCGTCGCCATCGACGCGAAGGCGAACTGGATCGACGTCTTACCGTCGGGGCGACGTAACACGGATCGATTTCAGATACGATCCGGCCATCCGCCCCGCCGCCGCTATCACGATCCGGGATGCCTGGGACGCGCCGCCCGATACGGCCATGGTCATCGAGCTGACCGATCCTCACCGGGTTTGGTCCGCCCTACTACTGGCGGCGACCCGTGTCGACTATACGCAGCTCTATATCGATCCGACGATCGCTCGAACCTCGGCCGAACTCGTCATTGCGGCGCGCCGTTCTCTTCCTTCGGCCCCTCCATCGCATCGGGTCCTCCGGCCGGACAGCGACGCGATGATTCGGAAAATACTCGACGATTTCGA